From a single Streptomyces sp. NBC_01264 genomic region:
- a CDS encoding NuoB/complex I 20 kDa subunit family protein encodes MGLEEKLPSGFLLTTVEQAAGWVRKASVFPATFGLACCAIEMMTTGAGRYDLARFGMEVFRGSPRQADLMIVAGRVSQKMAPVLRQVYDQMPAPKWVISMGVCASSGGMFNNYAIVQGVDHIVPVDIYLPGCPPRPEMLLDAILKLHQKIQGGKLGVNREEAAREAEEAALKALPTIEMKGLLR; translated from the coding sequence ATGGGACTGGAAGAGAAGCTGCCGAGCGGCTTTCTGCTGACCACCGTCGAACAGGCCGCGGGGTGGGTGCGCAAGGCGTCCGTCTTCCCGGCCACCTTCGGCCTGGCCTGCTGCGCCATCGAGATGATGACCACCGGAGCGGGCCGGTACGACCTGGCCCGCTTCGGCATGGAGGTCTTCCGCGGATCCCCGCGCCAGGCCGACCTGATGATCGTGGCCGGCCGGGTCAGCCAGAAGATGGCGCCGGTGCTGCGGCAGGTGTACGACCAGATGCCCGCTCCCAAGTGGGTCATCTCCATGGGGGTTTGTGCGTCTTCGGGTGGAATGTTCAACAACTATGCGATCGTCCAGGGCGTCGACCACATCGTCCCCGTGGACATCTACCTGCCCGGCTGCCCGCCCCGCCCCGAGATGCTGCTCGACGCGATCCTCAAGCTCCACCAGAAGATCCAGGGCGGCAAGCTCGGCGTGAACCGGGAAGAGGCGGCCCGCGAGGCGGAGGAGGCGGCCCTCAAGGCGCTCCCCACCATTGAGATGAAGGGGCTCCTGCGGTGA
- a CDS encoding NADH-quinone oxidoreductase subunit C codes for MSEDPAVHSGPHAGDGDNVPAPRGAAGPEVIGVRKGMFGASGGGDTSGYGGLVRTVALPGASARPYGSYFDEVVDELEGALEEQDLVPENAIEKVVVDRAELTLHIAREHLLLVARTLRDDPALRFELCTGVSGVHFPDDKGRELHAVYHLRSLTHGRIVRLEVTAPDADPHVPSIVSVYPTNDWHERETYDFFGLIFDGHPALTRIMMPDDWQGFPQRKDYPLGGIAIEYKGAQIPAPDQRRSYS; via the coding sequence GTGAGCGAGGACCCGGCCGTGCACAGCGGCCCCCATGCCGGCGACGGCGACAACGTGCCCGCGCCCCGCGGAGCGGCCGGTCCCGAGGTGATCGGCGTCCGCAAAGGCATGTTCGGCGCCAGTGGCGGCGGCGACACCAGCGGCTACGGCGGCCTCGTGCGCACCGTGGCCCTGCCCGGCGCGAGCGCCCGCCCGTACGGCTCGTACTTCGACGAGGTCGTCGACGAGCTCGAAGGGGCGCTGGAGGAGCAGGACCTCGTCCCCGAGAACGCGATCGAGAAGGTCGTCGTCGACCGGGCGGAGCTGACCCTCCACATCGCGCGCGAGCACCTCCTCCTCGTCGCGAGGACGCTGCGCGACGACCCGGCCCTGCGCTTCGAGCTCTGCACCGGAGTGAGCGGGGTGCACTTCCCGGACGACAAGGGCCGCGAGCTGCACGCCGTCTACCACCTGCGCTCGCTCACCCACGGCCGGATCGTGCGGCTGGAGGTCACCGCCCCGGACGCCGACCCGCACGTGCCCTCGATCGTCTCGGTCTACCCGACCAACGACTGGCACGAGCGCGAGACGTACGACTTCTTCGGCCTGATCTTCGACGGCCACCCGGCGCTCACCCGGATCATGATGCCGGACGACTGGCAGGGCTTCCCGCAGCGCAAGGACTACCCGCTCGGCGGCATCGCCATCGAGTACAAGGGCGCCCAGATCCCGGCTCCCGACCAGCGGAGGTCGTACAGCTGA
- the nuoI gene encoding NADH-quinone oxidoreductase subunit NuoI encodes MSDKSDAEQGEKWQNPVAGFGVTFKAMFKKRLTEQYPEQEKTTAPRFHGRHQLNRHPDGLEKCIGCELCAWACPADAIYVEGADNTEEERYSPGERYGRVYQINYARCILCGLCVEACPTRALTMTNEFELADSSREALIYTKEQLLSGLTEGMVEAPHSIFPGTDDTDYYRGLVTGAAPGTVRQVAVSKGEVADNTSEGVGA; translated from the coding sequence ATGTCTGACAAGTCTGACGCCGAGCAGGGCGAGAAGTGGCAGAACCCGGTGGCCGGCTTCGGCGTGACCTTCAAGGCCATGTTCAAGAAGCGCCTCACCGAGCAGTACCCGGAGCAGGAAAAGACCACCGCACCCCGCTTCCACGGGCGGCACCAGCTCAACCGCCACCCGGACGGTCTTGAGAAGTGCATCGGGTGCGAGCTGTGCGCCTGGGCCTGTCCCGCCGACGCGATCTACGTCGAGGGCGCGGACAACACCGAGGAGGAGCGCTACTCCCCGGGTGAGCGGTACGGCCGCGTCTACCAGATCAACTACGCCCGCTGCATCCTGTGCGGGCTGTGCGTCGAGGCGTGCCCGACCAGGGCGCTGACCATGACGAACGAGTTCGAACTGGCCGACTCCAGCCGCGAAGCGCTCATCTACACCAAGGAGCAGCTGCTCTCCGGGCTCACCGAGGGCATGGTCGAGGCACCGCACTCGATCTTCCCCGGCACCGACGACACGGACTACTACCGCGGGCTGGTGACCGGGGCGGCTCCCGGGACGGTCCGCCAGGTGGCCGTCTCCAAGGGCGAGGTCGCTGACAACACCTCCGAGGGGGTGGGCGCATGA
- a CDS encoding C40 family peptidase, with protein MSLTAHIPSHRKPRRSASKLAVRAGVAGGVLSTLAMAGTASATPSAEPAHETTLEMPVLNLDLAAEVSSSVTKAAENTRALAVDGELNALEETARTGAAAEAKKLKADAQKKADADAKAKAEADRKAEAERAGRSTERTSLQSNSGSSSSSSSKGTSSGGSSQGKGTVTAPATGSAAAIVNFARAQVGKAYVMGGTGPSSFDCSGLVQAAYRQAGISLPRMSQAQSSAGTSVSLSALQPGDILYWGSKGSAYHVAVYVGGGKFVGAQNPSTGIVERSLSYDKPTGAVRVL; from the coding sequence ATGTCCCTCACCGCTCACATACCCAGCCACCGGAAGCCCCGCCGCAGCGCCTCGAAGCTCGCGGTCCGCGCCGGAGTTGCCGGTGGCGTCCTCAGCACCCTGGCCATGGCCGGCACGGCGAGCGCCACCCCCTCCGCCGAGCCCGCGCACGAGACCACCCTCGAAATGCCGGTCCTCAACCTGGACCTGGCCGCCGAGGTCTCCTCGTCCGTCACCAAGGCCGCGGAGAACACCCGCGCCCTCGCCGTCGACGGCGAGCTCAACGCCCTGGAGGAGACCGCCCGCACGGGCGCCGCCGCCGAGGCGAAGAAGCTGAAGGCCGACGCCCAGAAGAAGGCCGACGCCGACGCGAAGGCGAAGGCCGAGGCGGACCGCAAGGCCGAGGCCGAGCGCGCCGGCCGCAGCACGGAGCGCACCTCGCTCCAGAGCAACTCCGGCTCCTCCTCGTCCTCCTCGTCGAAGGGGACCTCCTCCGGGGGCTCCTCGCAGGGCAAGGGCACCGTCACGGCCCCCGCGACCGGCTCCGCCGCCGCCATCGTCAACTTCGCCCGCGCGCAGGTCGGCAAGGCGTACGTCATGGGCGGCACCGGCCCGTCCTCCTTCGACTGCTCGGGCCTGGTCCAGGCCGCGTACCGCCAGGCGGGCATCAGCCTGCCGCGCATGTCGCAGGCGCAGTCCTCGGCCGGCACCTCGGTCTCCCTGAGCGCCCTCCAGCCGGGCGACATCCTGTACTGGGGCTCCAAGGGCAGCGCGTACCACGTCGCCGTCTACGTCGGCGGCGGCAAGTTCGTCGGCGCGCAGAACCCCAGCACCGGCATCGTCGAGCGCTCCCTGAGCTACGACAAGCCGACGGGCGCCGTGCGCGTCCTCTGA
- the nuoH gene encoding NADH-quinone oxidoreductase subunit NuoH — protein MNTVQIAAEDLSLFGRDVWWLVVVKAVFCFAFLMVTVLFSIVWERKVVAWMQLRIGPNRHGPWGMLQSLADGVKLMLKEDLIVKRADKVVYVLAPIIAAIPAFMAIAVIPFGPSGNEVSIFGQRTTMQLTDLPIAMLYILAVASVGIYGIVLAGWSSGSTYPLLGGLRSCAQMISYEIAMGAAFASVFLYSGSMSTSAIVDAQADRWYIILLPVSFIIYVITMVGETNRAPFDMPESEGDLVGGFNTEYSSIKFALFMLAEYVNMVTVSAVSVTLFLGGWRAPAPISTYWEGANHGWWPMLWFVLKVQLLLFFFIWLRGTLPRVRYDQLMKLGWKVLIPVSVVWLMLVATVRALRNENYDFQEIVLYVGGGVIALLLLSFVADLFRDKKEKTALADAEQAAAAEPFDPLAGGFPVPPKPGQHLAPVPRRRPRSERELIVSGAANTESDREEGAENV, from the coding sequence GTGAACACCGTTCAGATCGCCGCCGAAGACCTCTCCCTGTTCGGCAGGGACGTCTGGTGGCTCGTCGTCGTCAAGGCGGTGTTCTGCTTCGCCTTCCTGATGGTGACCGTGCTGTTCTCCATCGTGTGGGAGCGCAAGGTCGTCGCCTGGATGCAGCTGCGCATCGGCCCCAACCGGCACGGCCCTTGGGGCATGCTCCAGTCGCTCGCCGACGGCGTGAAGCTGATGCTGAAGGAAGACCTGATCGTCAAGCGGGCCGACAAGGTCGTCTACGTCCTCGCCCCGATCATCGCGGCGATCCCGGCCTTCATGGCCATCGCGGTGATCCCCTTCGGCCCCTCGGGCAACGAGGTCTCCATCTTCGGCCAGCGCACCACGATGCAGCTGACCGACCTGCCCATCGCGATGCTCTACATCCTCGCGGTGGCCTCGGTCGGCATCTACGGCATCGTGCTGGCGGGCTGGTCCTCCGGCTCCACGTACCCGCTGCTCGGCGGCCTGCGCTCCTGCGCGCAGATGATCTCGTACGAGATCGCGATGGGCGCGGCCTTCGCCTCGGTCTTCCTCTACTCCGGGTCGATGTCGACCTCGGCGATCGTGGACGCCCAGGCGGACCGCTGGTACATCATCCTGCTGCCGGTCTCCTTCATCATCTACGTCATCACGATGGTCGGCGAGACGAACCGCGCCCCCTTCGACATGCCGGAGTCCGAGGGCGACCTGGTCGGCGGCTTCAACACCGAGTACTCCTCGATCAAGTTCGCGCTGTTCATGCTCGCCGAGTACGTCAACATGGTCACCGTCTCCGCGGTCTCCGTCACCCTGTTCCTGGGCGGCTGGCGGGCCCCGGCGCCGATCTCCACGTACTGGGAGGGCGCGAACCACGGCTGGTGGCCGATGCTCTGGTTCGTCCTCAAGGTCCAGCTGCTCCTCTTCTTCTTCATCTGGCTGCGCGGCACGCTCCCGCGCGTGCGCTACGACCAGCTGATGAAGCTCGGCTGGAAGGTGCTCATCCCGGTCTCCGTGGTGTGGCTGATGCTGGTCGCCACCGTCCGGGCGCTGCGCAACGAGAACTACGACTTCCAGGAGATCGTGCTCTACGTCGGCGGCGGGGTCATCGCGCTCCTGCTGCTGTCCTTCGTCGCGGACCTGTTCCGCGACAAGAAGGAGAAGACGGCCCTCGCGGACGCCGAACAGGCCGCGGCCGCCGAACCCTTCGACCCCCTGGCGGGCGGATTCCCCGTACCGCCCAAGCCCGGCCAGCACCTGGCACCCGTACCGCGCAGGCGGCCCCGCAGTGAGCGGGAGCTCATTGTCAGTGGCGCGGCGAATACTGAAAGTGACCGAGAGGAGGGTGCTGAGAATGTCTGA
- a CDS encoding NADH-quinone oxidoreductase subunit D, with protein MSTSHNASADHASARETTEGTVYTVTGGDWDEIVQSAARADDERIVVNMGPQHPSTHGVLRLILEIDGETVTEARCGIGYLHTGIEKNLEYRNWTQGTTFVTRMDYLTPFFNETAYCLGVEKLLGITDQIPDRASVIRVLLMELNRLSSHLVCIATGGMELGATTIMIYGFRDRELILDVFELITGLRMNHAFIRPGGLAQDLPPGAVDQLREFVKTMKKNLPEYDSLATGNPIFKARMQDVGYLDLTGCMALGATGPVLRSAGLPHDLRKTDPYCGYENYEFDVPTTESCDSYGRFLIRLEEMRQSLRIVEQCLERLEPGPVMVADKKIAWPAQLAMGPDGLGNSLDHIKQIMGTSMESLIHHFKLVTEGFRVPAGQAYAAVESPKGELGVHVVSDGGTRPYRVHFRDPSFTNLQAMAAMCEGGQIADVIVAVASIDPVMGGVDR; from the coding sequence ATGTCCACTTCCCACAACGCCTCCGCCGACCACGCCTCGGCGCGCGAGACGACCGAGGGCACCGTCTACACCGTCACCGGCGGCGACTGGGACGAGATCGTCCAGTCGGCGGCCCGCGCGGACGACGAGCGGATCGTCGTCAACATGGGCCCCCAGCACCCCTCCACACACGGAGTGCTCCGCCTGATCCTGGAGATCGACGGCGAGACGGTCACCGAGGCCCGCTGCGGCATCGGCTACCTCCACACCGGCATCGAGAAGAACCTCGAGTACCGGAACTGGACGCAGGGCACCACCTTCGTCACGCGCATGGACTACCTGACGCCGTTCTTCAACGAGACGGCGTACTGCCTGGGCGTCGAGAAGCTGCTCGGCATCACCGATCAGATCCCGGACCGCGCCTCCGTCATCCGCGTCCTGCTGATGGAGCTCAACCGGCTCTCCTCCCACCTGGTGTGCATCGCCACCGGCGGCATGGAGCTGGGCGCGACCACGATCATGATCTACGGGTTCCGCGACCGCGAGCTGATCCTCGACGTGTTCGAGCTGATCACCGGACTGCGCATGAACCACGCGTTCATCCGCCCCGGCGGTCTCGCCCAGGACCTGCCCCCGGGCGCCGTGGACCAGCTCCGCGAGTTCGTGAAGACCATGAAGAAGAACCTGCCGGAGTACGACAGCCTCGCCACCGGCAACCCCATCTTCAAGGCCCGCATGCAGGACGTCGGCTACCTCGACCTCACCGGCTGCATGGCGCTCGGCGCCACCGGCCCGGTCCTGCGCTCGGCCGGCCTCCCGCACGACCTGCGCAAGACGGACCCGTACTGCGGCTACGAGAACTACGAGTTCGACGTACCGACCACCGAGTCCTGCGACTCCTACGGGCGGTTCCTGATCCGCCTGGAGGAGATGCGCCAGTCCCTGCGGATCGTCGAGCAGTGCCTGGAGCGGCTGGAGCCGGGCCCGGTCATGGTCGCCGACAAGAAGATCGCCTGGCCGGCGCAGCTCGCGATGGGCCCCGACGGCCTCGGCAACTCGCTCGACCACATCAAGCAGATCATGGGCACCTCCATGGAGTCCCTCATCCACCACTTCAAGCTGGTGACCGAGGGCTTCCGGGTACCGGCCGGCCAGGCCTACGCGGCCGTGGAGTCGCCCAAGGGCGAGCTCGGCGTGCACGTGGTCTCCGACGGCGGCACCCGCCCCTACCGGGTCCACTTCCGCGACCCGTCCTTCACCAACCTGCAGGCCATGGCGGCGATGTGCGAGGGCGGCCAGATCGCCGACGTCATCGTGGCCGTCGCCTCCATCGACCCCGTGATGGGAGGCGTCGACCGATGA
- the nuoF gene encoding NADH-quinone oxidoreductase subunit NuoF: protein MTVSTELSKNGTSPEKLLAPVLSAFWDEPRSWTLETYRRHEGYEGLRKALAMTPDDLIAYVKDSGLRGRGGAGFPTGMKWQFIPQGDGKPHYLVVNADESEPGTCKDIPLLFANPHSLIEGMIIACYAIRSEHAFIYLRGETVPVLRRLHEAVREAYEAGFLGENILGSGLKLDITVHAGAGAYICGEETALLDSLEGRRGQPRLRPPFPAVEGLYACPTVVNNVESIASVPAILNRGKDWFKSMGTEKSPGFTLYSLSGHVVGPGQYEAPLGITLRQLLDMSGGMRPGHRLKFWTPGGSSTPMFTEEHLDVPLDYEGVGAAGSMLGTKALQCFDETTCVVRAVTRWTEFYAHESCGKCTPCREGTYWLVQLLRDIEAGKGVMSDLDKLNDIADNINGKSFCALGDGAASPIFSSLKYFRAEYEQHITGKGCPFDPKKSTLWADTEVTA, encoded by the coding sequence ATGACCGTGTCCACCGAACTGAGCAAGAACGGCACGAGTCCGGAGAAGCTCCTCGCGCCCGTCCTGTCGGCGTTCTGGGACGAGCCGCGGTCGTGGACGCTGGAGACCTACCGGCGCCACGAGGGCTACGAGGGCCTGCGCAAGGCGCTCGCCATGACCCCCGACGACCTGATCGCCTACGTGAAGGACTCGGGCCTGCGCGGACGCGGCGGCGCCGGCTTCCCCACCGGGATGAAGTGGCAGTTCATCCCGCAGGGCGACGGCAAGCCGCACTACCTCGTGGTGAACGCGGACGAGTCGGAGCCGGGCACCTGCAAGGACATCCCGCTCCTCTTCGCCAACCCGCACTCCCTCATCGAGGGAATGATCATCGCCTGCTACGCGATCCGCTCGGAGCACGCCTTCATCTACCTGCGCGGCGAGACCGTGCCGGTCCTGCGGCGCCTGCACGAGGCGGTCCGCGAGGCGTACGAGGCCGGCTTCCTCGGCGAGAACATCCTCGGGAGCGGCCTCAAGCTCGACATCACCGTGCATGCGGGAGCCGGCGCCTACATCTGCGGCGAGGAAACGGCCCTCCTGGACTCCCTCGAAGGCCGCCGCGGCCAGCCCCGGCTGCGTCCGCCCTTCCCCGCGGTCGAGGGGCTCTACGCCTGCCCCACCGTGGTGAACAACGTGGAGTCCATCGCCTCGGTTCCCGCGATCCTGAACCGGGGCAAGGACTGGTTCAAGTCGATGGGGACCGAGAAGTCCCCCGGCTTCACCCTGTACTCGCTCTCCGGGCACGTCGTCGGCCCCGGCCAGTACGAGGCCCCGCTCGGGATCACCCTGCGCCAGCTCCTCGACATGAGCGGCGGCATGCGCCCCGGGCACCGGCTGAAGTTCTGGACCCCGGGCGGCTCCTCCACCCCGATGTTCACCGAGGAGCACCTCGACGTCCCCCTCGACTACGAGGGCGTCGGCGCGGCCGGCTCCATGCTGGGCACCAAGGCCCTGCAGTGCTTCGACGAGACGACCTGCGTGGTGCGGGCGGTGACCCGCTGGACCGAGTTCTACGCCCACGAGTCCTGCGGCAAGTGCACCCCCTGCCGCGAAGGCACGTACTGGCTGGTCCAGTTGCTGCGCGACATCGAAGCCGGCAAGGGGGTCATGTCCGACCTCGACAAGCTGAACGACATCGCCGACAACATCAACGGCAAGTCGTTCTGCGCGCTGGGTGACGGCGCCGCCAGCCCCATCTTCTCCTCGCTCAAGTACTTCCGCGCGGAGTACGAGCAGCACATCACGGGCAAGGGCTGCCCCTTCGACCCCAAGAAGTCGACCCTCTGGGCCGACACGGAGGTGACCGCATGA
- a CDS encoding NADH-quinone oxidoreductase subunit G produces the protein MTVLQPSSGSAAGYGTSGGGEAVVPPDHISLTIDGIELSVPKGTLVIRAAEQLGIEIPRFCDHPLLSPAGACRQCIVEVEGQRKPMASCTITCTDGMVVKTQLTSPVADKAQRGVMELLLINHPLDCPVCDKGGECPLQNQAMSHGNAESRFEGKKRTYEKPVPISTQVLLDRERCVLCARCTRFSNEIAGDPMIELLERGALQQVGTGEGDPFESYFSGNTIQICPVGALTSAAYRFRSRPFDLVSSPSVCEHCAGGCATRTDHRRGKVLRRMAAEDPEVNEEWICDKGRFGFRYAQRPDRLTTPLVRGSDGVLAPASWPEALEAAANGLAAARGRAGVLTGGRLTVEDAYAYSKFARVVLDTNDIDFRARVHSAEEAEFLASSVAGTGKDLDGAGVTNASLEAAPAVLLVGIEAEEEAPGVFLRLRKAHRKHKQRTFALAPFATRGLEKAGGTLLAAAPGTEPEWLNALASQAGLEDGGQAAADALRLPGAVIVVGERLAGVPGALTAAVRASAASGATLVWIPRRAGERAAVEAGALPSLLPGARPATDPRARDEVAAAWGLDELPHRYGRDTGQIVEAAATRELSALLVAGVELADLPDPARAKAALQEAFVVSLELRPGEVTDLADVVFPVAAVAEKPGAFINWEGRVRPFEAALKPEQMTRRLAPADSRVLHMLADAADRPIALPDVHAVRRELDGLGPWAGERAEGRPGDRALLPRPGAGEAVLAGHRLLLDQGLLQDGDEALAGTRHEASARLSAATAAETGVKHGDVLAVTGPAGSVELPLRVTEMPDRVVWLPMNSTGSGVLADTGARPGELVRIGPATPADTSDSPAEVGA, from the coding sequence ATGACCGTACTGCAACCGTCTAGCGGCTCCGCCGCGGGCTACGGCACCTCCGGCGGCGGAGAGGCCGTGGTCCCGCCGGACCACATCTCCCTGACCATCGACGGCATCGAACTGTCGGTGCCCAAGGGAACCCTGGTCATCCGGGCCGCCGAACAGCTCGGCATCGAGATCCCCCGGTTCTGCGACCACCCCCTCCTCTCCCCGGCCGGCGCCTGCCGCCAGTGCATCGTCGAGGTCGAGGGCCAGCGCAAGCCGATGGCCTCCTGCACCATCACCTGCACCGACGGCATGGTCGTCAAGACCCAGCTGACCTCCCCGGTCGCCGACAAGGCCCAGCGCGGAGTGATGGAGCTGCTGCTCATCAACCACCCGCTGGACTGCCCGGTCTGCGACAAGGGCGGCGAATGCCCGCTGCAGAACCAGGCGATGTCCCACGGCAACGCCGAATCGCGTTTCGAAGGCAAGAAGCGCACCTACGAGAAGCCGGTCCCGATCTCCACGCAGGTGCTGCTGGACCGCGAGCGGTGCGTGCTGTGCGCGCGCTGCACCCGCTTCTCCAACGAGATCGCCGGCGACCCGATGATCGAGCTCCTGGAGCGCGGCGCGCTCCAGCAGGTCGGCACCGGCGAGGGCGACCCCTTCGAGTCGTACTTCTCCGGCAACACCATCCAGATCTGCCCGGTCGGCGCCCTCACCTCGGCCGCCTACCGGTTCCGTTCCCGCCCCTTCGACCTCGTCTCCTCCCCGAGCGTGTGCGAGCACTGCGCGGGCGGCTGCGCGACGCGCACCGACCACCGCCGCGGCAAGGTGCTGCGCCGGATGGCCGCGGAGGACCCCGAGGTCAACGAGGAGTGGATCTGCGACAAGGGCCGCTTCGGGTTCCGCTACGCGCAGCGCCCCGACCGGCTCACCACCCCGCTGGTCCGCGGCAGCGACGGGGTCCTGGCCCCGGCGAGCTGGCCCGAGGCCCTGGAGGCCGCCGCCAACGGACTGGCCGCCGCGCGCGGGCGGGCCGGAGTGCTGACCGGCGGACGCCTCACCGTCGAGGACGCCTACGCGTACTCCAAGTTCGCCCGGGTCGTGCTCGACACCAACGACATCGACTTCCGGGCCCGGGTGCACAGCGCCGAGGAGGCCGAGTTCCTGGCGTCCTCCGTCGCGGGCACCGGCAAGGACCTGGACGGCGCCGGCGTCACCAACGCCTCGCTGGAGGCGGCCCCGGCCGTGCTCCTCGTCGGCATCGAGGCCGAGGAGGAGGCCCCCGGGGTCTTCCTGCGGCTGCGCAAGGCCCACCGCAAGCACAAGCAGCGGACCTTCGCCCTCGCCCCGTTCGCCACGCGCGGCCTGGAGAAGGCGGGCGGCACGCTGCTGGCCGCCGCCCCCGGCACCGAGCCCGAGTGGCTCAACGCCCTGGCCTCGCAGGCCGGCCTGGAGGACGGCGGCCAGGCCGCCGCCGACGCGCTGCGCCTGCCCGGCGCGGTCATCGTCGTGGGGGAGCGCCTCGCGGGCGTGCCCGGCGCGCTGACCGCGGCCGTACGGGCCTCCGCCGCGAGCGGCGCCACCCTGGTGTGGATCCCGCGCCGGGCCGGGGAGCGGGCCGCCGTCGAGGCGGGCGCGCTGCCGTCCCTGCTGCCGGGTGCCCGCCCCGCCACCGACCCGCGCGCCCGCGACGAGGTCGCGGCCGCCTGGGGCCTGGACGAGCTCCCGCACCGCTACGGCCGCGACACCGGCCAGATCGTCGAGGCTGCGGCGACCCGGGAACTCTCCGCCCTGCTGGTCGCGGGCGTCGAGCTCGCCGACCTGCCGGACCCGGCCCGTGCGAAGGCCGCGCTCCAGGAGGCCTTCGTGGTCTCCCTGGAACTGCGGCCCGGCGAGGTCACCGACCTCGCGGACGTGGTCTTCCCGGTCGCGGCCGTCGCCGAGAAGCCGGGCGCGTTCATCAACTGGGAGGGCAGGGTCCGGCCGTTCGAGGCCGCGCTCAAGCCCGAGCAGATGACCCGCCGGCTCGCCCCCGCCGACTCCCGCGTGCTGCACATGCTGGCCGACGCGGCCGACCGGCCGATCGCGCTGCCCGACGTACACGCCGTACGCCGGGAGCTCGACGGTCTCGGCCCGTGGGCCGGGGAGCGTGCCGAGGGACGGCCCGGGGACCGGGCGCTGCTGCCCCGTCCCGGCGCGGGAGAGGCCGTGCTCGCCGGGCACCGGCTCCTCCTCGACCAGGGGCTGCTCCAGGACGGCGACGAGGCCCTGGCCGGCACCCGGCACGAGGCAAGCGCCCGCCTGTCGGCCGCCACGGCCGCCGAGACCGGCGTCAAGCACGGCGACGTCCTCGCGGTGACCGGCCCCGCCGGCTCGGTGGAACTGCCGCTGCGCGTCACCGAGATGCCCGACCGGGTGGTCTGGCTCCCGATGAACTCCACCGGCTCCGGGGTCCTCGCCGACACCGGAGCCCGCCCGGGGGAGCTGGTCCGCATCGGCCCGGCCACCCCCGCCGACACCAGCGACTCCCCTGCGGAGGTGGGCGCGTGA
- a CDS encoding NADH-quinone oxidoreductase subunit A translates to MNAYAPILVLGALGAGFAIFSVVMATLIGPKRYNRAKLEAYECGIEPTPMPAGGGRFPIKYYLTAMLFIVFDIEVVFLYPWAVTFDSLGIFGLVEMLLFVLTVFVAYAYVWRRGGLEWD, encoded by the coding sequence GTGAATGCGTACGCGCCCATCCTCGTGCTCGGCGCCCTCGGCGCAGGGTTTGCGATCTTCTCCGTGGTCATGGCCACGCTGATCGGTCCAAAACGGTACAACCGGGCAAAACTTGAAGCGTACGAGTGCGGCATCGAGCCCACTCCCATGCCCGCCGGTGGCGGCCGCTTCCCCATCAAGTACTACCTGACGGCGATGCTCTTCATCGTCTTCGACATCGAGGTTGTCTTCCTCTACCCCTGGGCGGTCACCTTCGACTCGCTGGGGATCTTCGGGCTCGTCGAGATGCTCCTCTTCGTGCTCACCGTCTTCGTCGCCTACGCCTACGTATGGCGCCGCGGCGGCCTGGAATGGGACTGA
- the nuoE gene encoding NADH-quinone oxidoreductase subunit NuoE, whose protein sequence is MTANQPVSGVSLGMPQLPAPDFPADVRARLEADAKEVIARYPDSRSALLPLLHLIQSEEGYVSRTGIRFCAEVLGLTTAEVTAVATFYTMYRRKPSGDYQVGVCTNTLCAVMGGDAIFDELKEHLGVGNNETTPDGKVTLEHIECNAACDYAPVVMVNWEFFDNQTPESAKAMVDDLLAGRPVEPTRGAPLCTYKETARILAGFPDEREGAVEASGGAGHASLIGLRIARGEAPHAPIVHPRGEATIEGGE, encoded by the coding sequence ATGACAGCCAATCAGCCCGTATCAGGGGTGAGCCTGGGCATGCCCCAGCTTCCGGCACCCGACTTCCCGGCCGACGTGCGCGCCCGGCTCGAAGCGGACGCGAAGGAGGTCATCGCCCGCTACCCCGACAGCCGTTCCGCGCTGCTGCCGCTGCTCCACCTCATCCAGTCGGAGGAGGGCTACGTCTCGCGCACCGGCATCCGGTTCTGCGCCGAGGTGCTGGGCCTGACGACCGCCGAGGTCACGGCCGTGGCGACCTTCTACACGATGTACCGGCGCAAGCCCTCCGGGGACTACCAGGTCGGTGTCTGTACGAACACCCTGTGCGCGGTCATGGGCGGCGACGCCATCTTCGACGAGCTCAAGGAGCACCTCGGGGTCGGCAACAACGAGACCACCCCCGACGGCAAGGTCACCCTCGAGCACATCGAGTGTAACGCGGCCTGCGACTACGCCCCCGTGGTGATGGTCAACTGGGAGTTCTTCGACAACCAGACCCCCGAGTCCGCCAAGGCCATGGTGGACGACCTGCTGGCGGGCCGCCCCGTCGAGCCGACCCGGGGCGCGCCGCTGTGCACGTACAAGGAGACCGCCCGGATCCTGGCGGGCTTCCCCGACGAGCGCGAAGGCGCGGTCGAGGCGAGCGGCGGCGCGGGTCACGCCTCCCTGATCGGCCTGCGCATCGCGCGCGGCGAAGCCCCGCACGCCCCGATCGTGCACCCGCGCGGCGAGGCCACCATCGAGGGAGGGGAGTGA